From Campylobacter showae CSUNSWCD, one genomic window encodes:
- a CDS encoding YjiG family protein: MSEQANNKLLTDVFVEGARKGWDIAVHNTIPNVLMAFVIIHILKVSGALDIIGKYLGFVMLPLGLPGESIAVIMAAFLSWGGSAGVLVALVQGGTLTAPDIAVLIPGMALVGSTVQYMGRVLGVLGIPGKHYLVLFGICILNAYLAMFVMSLIV, from the coding sequence ATGAGCGAGCAAGCTAATAATAAATTATTAACCGACGTTTTCGTAGAAGGCGCTAGAAAGGGCTGGGATATCGCTGTTCACAACACTATCCCAAATGTCCTTATGGCTTTTGTGATCATCCACATCCTAAAGGTCTCGGGCGCGCTTGATATCATAGGCAAGTATCTTGGCTTTGTTATGCTGCCGCTTGGGCTTCCTGGCGAGTCGATAGCGGTTATCATGGCGGCGTTTCTTAGCTGGGGCGGATCTGCTGGCGTACTAGTAGCGCTAGTTCAGGGCGGTACCCTAACGGCTCCAGATATCGCTGTACTGATCCCTGGCATGGCGCTAGTAGGCTCTACGGTGCAGTATATGGGACGCGTGCTGGGCGTACTGGGCATCCCTGGCAAGCACTACTTGGTGTTATTTGGCATATGTATCCTAAACGCCTATCTAGCGATGTTTGTCATGAGCCTCATCGTATAA
- a CDS encoding nucleoside recognition domain-containing protein gives MQEANDGKKLAIGTVALILAIVFFGGFLKDVAGGIFDFGKLTGQFPEWFKTAGGTSAKGGFIFALSLVPAIMLALGFVAIFERYYALYAASRWLTPVLKPLIGIPGCCSISLIASTQSTDAGSSTAKFLRQDGKITHKELLIFAAFQFSAGAMITNFLASFAPLLTVADKNGALAPISIAAGLGIILVFKVFGANLMRLYVKKFVKDGETEA, from the coding sequence ATGCAAGAGGCAAACGACGGCAAAAAGCTAGCGATCGGCACCGTTGCCTTGATCCTAGCTATCGTCTTTTTCGGCGGTTTCTTAAAGGATGTCGCGGGCGGTATTTTTGATTTCGGTAAGTTAACCGGTCAGTTTCCGGAGTGGTTTAAGACCGCAGGCGGTACAAGCGCTAAGGGCGGTTTTATATTTGCGCTTAGCTTGGTTCCAGCGATCATGCTCGCTCTCGGGTTTGTTGCGATATTTGAGAGATATTACGCGCTTTACGCGGCTTCACGCTGGCTCACTCCCGTGCTAAAGCCTCTCATCGGTATCCCGGGCTGCTGCTCGATCTCGCTCATAGCTAGTACGCAAAGCACCGACGCAGGTAGCTCTACGGCTAAATTTTTACGACAAGACGGCAAGATTACTCACAAAGAGCTTTTGATATTTGCCGCGTTTCAGTTTAGCGCAGGCGCGATGATCACGAATTTCCTAGCATCTTTCGCTCCGTTGCTCACGGTAGCCGATAAAAATGGAGCCCTAGCGCCTATATCTATCGCGGCTGGCTTGGGAATCATTTTGGTGTTTAAGGTATTTGGGGCAAATTTGATGAGACTTTACGTTAAAAAATTCGTAAAAGACGGGGAGACTGAAGCATGA